The Apium graveolens cultivar Ventura chromosome 6, ASM990537v1, whole genome shotgun sequence genome contains a region encoding:
- the LOC141667162 gene encoding homeobox protein knotted-1-like 7 gives MQDQVVGMNMMGSSSGMVQDYSGEQNHRMKAEIATHPLYEQLLSAHVACLRVATPIDQLPLIDAQLSNSHNILRAYASQHNLQHLHPHQRQELDNFLGQYILLLCSFKEQLQQHVRVHAVEAVMACREIEQNLQSLTGVTLGEGTEATMSDDEDELQMDFSLDQSGSDAHDMMGFGPLLPTESERSLMERVRQELKIELKQGFRSKIEDVREEILRKRRAGKLPGDTTSVLKEWWQQHSKWPYPTEDDKAKLVEDTGLQLKQINNWFINQRKRNWHSNSSSVTSLKSKRKR, from the exons ATGCAAGACCAAGTTGTGGGGATGAATATGATGGGAAGTAGTAGTGGGATGGTTCAAGATTATTCCGGTGAGCAGAACCACCGCATGAAGGCGGAGATAGCCACACACCCTCTGTATGAGCAGCTGCTGTCAGCCCATGTAGCTTGTCTCCGGGTGGCTACTCCTATTGATCAGCTTCCACTTATTGATGCTCAGCTCTCTAACTCTCATAATATTCTTCGAGCTTATGCTTCTCAACACAATCTTcaacatcttcatcctcatcagaGACAAGAGCTTGACAATTTCTTG GGACAGTACATACTACTTCTATGCTCATTCAAAGAACAACTACAGCAACATGTCAGAGTTCATGCTGTTGAAGCTGTCATGGCTTGCCGAGAAATTGAACAAAACTTACAATCTCTCACTG GAGTGACATTAGGTGAAGGAACAGAAGCAACCATGTCAGATGATGAGGATGAACTACAGATGGATTTCTCTTTAGACCAGTCAGGCAGCGATGCACATGACATGATGGGATTTGGTCCACTTCTTCCAACAGAATCCGAGCGGTCCCTTATGGAAAGAGTTCGACAAGAACTTAAGATTGAACTGAAACAG GGATTTCGCTCAAAAATTGAAGATGTTAGAGAGGAGATTCTACGGAAAAGAAGGGCAGGCAAATTACCCGGTGACACAACTTCAGTGCTAAAGGAATGGTGGCAGCAACATTCCAAGTGGCCTTACCCGACT GAAGATGACAAGGCAAAGCTTGTGGAGGACACAGGGCTGCAGCTAAAGCAAATTAACAATTGGTTCATCAACCAACGGAAGCGCAACTGGCACAGCAACTCGAGTTCAGTGACATCGCTCAAGTCTAAGCGTAAACGATAG